The following proteins come from a genomic window of Clostridium cylindrosporum DSM 605:
- the rpoD gene encoding RNA polymerase sigma factor RpoD has protein sequence MKKDVKNIGAEKAIVMQLMDKGKKSGVLTYKEIMDILEDVELAPDQIEKVYEILESFGIEVINDGDEFNSEQLLEDDLSIPEGISIDDPVRMYLKEIGKVPLLSADEETNLAQRIEDGDQEAKKKLAEANLRLVVSIAKRYVGRGMLFLDLIQEGNLGLLKAVEKFDYRKGYKFSTYATWWIRQAITRAIADQARTIRIPVHMVETINKLIRIERQLLQDLGRNPSPEEVAKEMNMEVEKVREIMKIAQEPVSLETPIGEEEDSHLGDFIPDEDALAPAEAAAYTMLKEQLMEVLDTLTPREEKVLRLRFGLDDGRARTLEEVGKEFKVTRERIRQIEAKALRKLKHPTRSKKLKDYLD, from the coding sequence TTGAAAAAGGACGTAAAAAATATAGGTGCGGAAAAAGCCATAGTGATGCAATTAATGGATAAAGGAAAAAAATCAGGTGTTTTAACATATAAGGAAATTATGGATATATTAGAAGATGTAGAACTTGCACCTGATCAAATAGAAAAAGTATATGAAATATTAGAATCCTTCGGAATAGAGGTTATTAATGATGGAGATGAGTTTAATTCTGAGCAGCTACTAGAAGATGACCTATCTATTCCAGAAGGAATTAGTATAGATGACCCTGTTAGAATGTATTTGAAGGAAATCGGAAAGGTACCACTTCTTTCAGCTGATGAGGAAACAAATTTAGCTCAACGAATAGAAGATGGAGATCAAGAGGCTAAGAAAAAGCTTGCAGAGGCAAACCTTAGACTTGTTGTAAGTATAGCGAAAAGATATGTAGGAAGAGGAATGCTATTTTTAGATTTAATACAAGAAGGTAATTTAGGTCTTTTAAAAGCAGTTGAGAAATTTGACTACAGAAAAGGTTATAAGTTTTCCACATATGCAACATGGTGGATTAGACAGGCAATTACAAGGGCTATAGCAGATCAAGCAAGAACAATTAGAATACCTGTTCATATGGTTGAAACGATAAATAAGTTAATAAGAATTGAAAGACAATTACTTCAAGACCTTGGACGAAATCCTTCACCTGAGGAAGTTGCTAAGGAAATGAACATGGAAGTTGAAAAGGTTCGAGAAATTATGAAGATAGCTCAAGAGCCTGTATCTCTTGAAACTCCAATCGGAGAAGAAGAAGATAGTCATCTTGGAGATTTTATACCAGATGAAGATGCGCTGGCTCCTGCAGAGGCTGCTGCATATACAATGCTTAAAGAACAATTAATGGAAGTTTTAGATACATTAACTCCAAGGGAAGAAAAGGTTCTAAGACTTAGATTTGGTCTTGATGATGGTAGAGCAAGAACTCTTGAAGAAGTAGGTAAGGAATTTAAAGTTACTAGAGAGAGAATAAGACAAATAGAAGCCAAGGCTCTTAGAAAACTTAAGCATCCAACTAGAAGTAAAAAGCTTAAGGATTATTTAGACTAA
- a CDS encoding HAD family hydrolase, with product MNTVLFDLDGTLLNINTDEFMKAYMKKLYPRLKDTFTSEEFNKYMNESIMAAILSEDESKTNEEVFIEVFASISGKDINKVYKHITEFYSAEYTTIEGMYSKSKYMIKSVDVLKRKGYNLVVATNPLFPHIALAKRVEWAGLNPKDFKFITSIEKMKFCKPSPKYYSQILEIICKEASECLMVGNDVQEDLVASTIGIRTYLVTNNILNRTREQPSAHRISDAKGFYKFVKALPIINKI from the coding sequence ATGAATACAGTTTTATTTGATTTAGATGGTACACTTTTAAATATTAATACAGATGAATTTATGAAAGCTTATATGAAAAAACTATATCCACGATTAAAAGATACTTTTACTTCTGAAGAATTTAATAAATATATGAATGAGTCTATAATGGCTGCAATACTTAGTGAAGATGAAAGTAAAACTAACGAAGAGGTTTTTATTGAGGTATTTGCTAGTATTTCAGGTAAGGACATAAACAAGGTATATAAACATATTACTGAATTTTATTCTGCTGAATATACTACCATCGAAGGTATGTATTCGAAATCAAAGTACATGATAAAGTCTGTAGATGTATTGAAAAGAAAAGGATATAATTTAGTAGTTGCAACTAACCCGTTATTTCCCCATATTGCTTTAGCTAAAAGAGTAGAATGGGCTGGACTTAATCCAAAAGACTTTAAGTTTATAACATCAATTGAAAAAATGAAATTTTGCAAACCAAGTCCTAAATACTATTCTCAAATACTAGAGATTATATGTAAAGAAGCTAGTGAATGTTTAATGGTTGGAAATGATGTTCAGGAAGACTTAGTTGCATCAACCATAGGAATAAGAACATATCTTGTAACTAATAATATATTAAATAGAACCAGAGAACAACCGAGTGCTCATAGAATATCAGATGCTAAAGGATTTTATAAGTTTGTAAAGGCGCTACCTATTATAAATAAAATCTAA
- a CDS encoding tRNA (adenine(22)-N(1))-methyltransferase, with the protein MNLSIRLKAIVDLIDEKASVADIGTDHGYIPIYLMENKLASKVIASDINKGPIDIAIKNLKEHNITLGVETRLGPGLKTLSKGEVDVAIIAGMGGNLIASILEDSIDIAKEFNYIILQPAQHQEVLRKYLYESGFKIITEKVVFDSDKYYHTMKVTKGNDTQYENEVHYYTGRGELNTRSNDFKGYINEKIKSMEKIIKYTAKSEDKSRYEYLSNLIKEFKEVKREYDL; encoded by the coding sequence ATGAATTTATCCATAAGGCTTAAAGCAATAGTTGATTTAATAGATGAAAAGGCATCGGTTGCAGACATTGGAACGGATCACGGGTATATACCAATTTACTTAATGGAAAATAAATTAGCTAGTAAAGTTATAGCGAGTGATATCAATAAAGGGCCTATCGATATAGCTATTAAAAATTTAAAGGAACATAACATAACATTAGGAGTTGAAACAAGATTAGGTCCAGGCCTTAAAACCTTGTCAAAAGGAGAAGTTGATGTAGCAATTATTGCAGGTATGGGGGGGAATCTAATAGCAAGTATTTTAGAGGATTCAATAGATATTGCTAAGGAATTTAACTATATAATTCTCCAACCAGCACAGCATCAGGAGGTATTAAGAAAGTATTTGTATGAGAGTGGTTTTAAAATCATAACTGAAAAAGTAGTTTTTGACTCTGACAAATATTATCATACTATGAAAGTAACAAAGGGTAATGATACTCAATATGAAAATGAAGTTCATTATTATACTGGAAGAGGAGAACTTAATACTAGGAGTAATGATTTCAAAGGATATATTAATGAAAAAATAAAAAGTATGGAGAAAATTATAAAGTATACAGCTAAAAGTGAAGATAAAAGTAGATATGAATATCTTTCAAATCTTATAAAAGAGTTTAAAGAGGTGAAAAGAGAATATGATCTGTAA
- a CDS encoding Nif3-like dinuclear metal center hexameric protein: MICKDLCNLIEKKFPLNLAEDYDNVGMLLGRKDKDIKKVLVALEVTEKVIDEAIDNEIDLIITHHPLIFKPLKKITDSSYIENMILKLIENKIGLYSLHTNFDTASGGMNDILCDKLGLVDTGLLCKNKFLNLYKVVVYVPKGYEDKVRDKMMNSGAGHIGEYSHCSFNTEGIGTFKPLDGTNPFIGEAGILERVEEIKIETIVPEDKLNCLVSQMISAHPYEEVAYDIYPLKNKIDYGIGRSGYLKNKMNFIEFCNFIKEKFKLDNIIVSGDFEKTIRKIAVVGGSGSDLLTAALKSGCDCLVTGDVKHHSALDYSNMGINIIDLTHYGSEIVFKESFKDFLEKETNLNIVLSSEDKNPLKIV; the protein is encoded by the coding sequence ATGATCTGTAAAGACCTATGTAATTTAATAGAAAAAAAGTTCCCTTTAAACCTCGCAGAGGATTATGATAACGTTGGTATGCTTCTTGGGAGAAAAGATAAAGATATTAAAAAAGTTTTAGTAGCTTTAGAAGTAACTGAAAAAGTAATTGATGAAGCAATTGATAATGAAATAGATTTAATTATAACCCATCATCCTCTTATTTTTAAGCCTTTAAAAAAAATAACAGACTCATCATATATAGAAAATATGATTTTGAAATTAATAGAAAACAAGATAGGATTATATTCACTGCATACTAATTTCGACACTGCTAGTGGGGGTATGAATGATATATTATGTGACAAACTAGGGTTAGTTGACACTGGATTATTATGTAAGAATAAATTTTTAAACCTCTATAAAGTCGTTGTATATGTTCCTAAGGGATATGAAGATAAAGTGAGAGATAAGATGATGAATTCAGGCGCAGGGCATATAGGGGAATATAGTCATTGTTCCTTCAATACAGAAGGTATAGGAACATTTAAGCCATTAGATGGAACTAATCCATTTATAGGGGAAGCAGGTATCTTAGAAAGGGTAGAAGAAATAAAGATTGAAACAATAGTACCTGAGGACAAACTAAATTGTTTAGTATCCCAAATGATATCTGCACATCCATATGAAGAGGTTGCTTATGATATATATCCATTGAAAAATAAGATAGATTACGGAATAGGTAGAAGTGGTTACTTAAAGAATAAAATGAACTTTATTGAGTTTTGTAATTTTATAAAGGAAAAATTTAAACTCGATAATATAATAGTATCAGGAGACTTTGAAAAAACTATCAGGAAGATTGCTGTGGTTGGAGGAAGTGGTTCAGACTTATTAACTGCAGCTTTAAAAAGCGGTTGTGACTGTTTAGTAACAGGGGATGTTAAACACCATAGTGCACTGGATTATTCAAATATGGGAATTAATATTATTGATTTAACACACTATGGTTCAGAAATTGTTTTCAAAGAAAGTTTTAAGGATTTCTTAGAAAAGGAAACAAACTTGAATATAGTTTTAAGTTCAGAGGATAAGAATCCTTTGAAAATAGTATAA
- a CDS encoding polysaccharide deacetylase family protein, which translates to MKIKKMIMLELILIVFLSLLFVSCGSGVKEVSTSNTVDGNAKDLPNKDVLLKEEKQVKKSYDKNQKVAFLTFDDGPSKNTEKILDILKKEDAKATFFVIGQDSDFAKSMYQRIVNEGHTIANHTYSHSYKNIYKSQEAFIQDVEKLNEYIYSITGVKTDVIRFPGGSNNHVNRKYSGSSDNGFMEGLGDRVETEGYAYFDWTVDSTDASKLRQSVERIVSATISESLRQKYPIVLFHDAPAKTTTVEALPQIIQELKKNGYKIDSLSKDSPVNSRFLKKEYGEILK; encoded by the coding sequence ATGAAAATCAAAAAAATGATAATGTTAGAACTTATATTGATTGTTTTTTTATCCTTACTCTTTGTATCATGTGGATCAGGTGTAAAGGAAGTATCTACATCGAATACAGTCGATGGAAATGCAAAGGATTTACCTAATAAAGATGTTCTGTTAAAGGAAGAGAAACAAGTAAAGAAATCATATGATAAAAATCAAAAGGTGGCTTTTTTAACATTTGATGATGGACCAAGTAAAAATACAGAGAAAATTTTGGACATACTTAAAAAAGAAGATGCAAAAGCTACATTTTTTGTAATTGGACAAGATTCAGATTTTGCTAAAAGTATGTACCAAAGAATAGTTAATGAAGGACACACTATTGCTAACCATACATATTCACATTCATATAAAAATATATATAAATCTCAAGAGGCATTTATTCAGGATGTAGAAAAATTAAATGAATATATATATTCTATTACAGGAGTTAAAACGGATGTTATAAGGTTTCCGGGAGGATCTAATAATCATGTAAATAGGAAGTATTCAGGTAGTTCAGATAATGGTTTTATGGAAGGTTTAGGGGATAGAGTTGAAACTGAAGGATATGCTTATTTTGACTGGACTGTTGATTCTACAGATGCATCAAAATTAAGACAATCTGTAGAAAGGATAGTATCAGCTACTATATCAGAATCATTAAGACAAAAATATCCTATAGTGCTATTCCATGATGCACCAGCTAAAACTACAACAGTAGAGGCACTGCCACAAATAATACAAGAACTTAAGAAAAATGGATATAAAATAGATAGTTTATCTAAGGATAGCCCTGTTAATTCAAGGTTTCTAAAAAAAGAATATGGTGAAATACTTAAGTAA
- a CDS encoding viroplasmin family protein, which produces MGKFYAVRKGRETGIFNTWNECQEKIKGFSGAEYKSFKSIEEAKEYINQNHKVDFDTNEDFVVAYVDGSYEDSIKKYGSGVLLLKEGTIIKEESFGGDEEELVSMRNVAGEIKAAEFAMNYCIDNGYNRLIIYYDYAGIENWCTGSWKAGKEGTIKYKENYNNMLSKGLKVQFRKVKAHSGDKFNDMADLLAKKGVIS; this is translated from the coding sequence ATGGGAAAATTTTATGCTGTTAGGAAAGGTAGAGAAACAGGTATATTTAATACATGGAATGAATGTCAAGAAAAGATAAAGGGGTTTTCAGGAGCAGAATATAAAAGTTTTAAGAGTATAGAGGAGGCAAAAGAATATATAAATCAGAACCATAAAGTAGATTTTGATACTAATGAAGATTTTGTTGTAGCATATGTTGATGGTAGTTATGAGGATTCAATAAAAAAGTATGGTTCAGGTGTACTTTTGTTGAAGGAAGGAACTATAATTAAAGAAGAAAGTTTTGGGGGAGACGAGGAAGAGTTAGTCTCTATGAGAAATGTGGCAGGTGAAATAAAAGCCGCAGAGTTTGCAATGAATTATTGTATAGATAACGGCTATAATAGATTGATTATTTACTATGACTATGCAGGAATTGAAAATTGGTGTACAGGCTCATGGAAGGCAGGAAAAGAAGGTACAATTAAATATAAAGAAAATTATAATAACATGTTAAGTAAAGGCTTAAAAGTACAGTTTAGGAAGGTTAAAGCCCATTCTGGTGATAAATTTAATGATATGGCAGACCTTCTAGCTAAAAAGGGAGTTATAAGCTAG
- a CDS encoding transporter substrate-binding domain-containing protein, translated as MNRLMFTICMIMLFISVGFSFTGQGDNYNSKAKKTDRKTIAVVGDMNYPPYEYIKEDGSYTGFNVDIVKKISQVKGFHIEIIPMTWEKAVKSLENRQVNIIQGMIPSGDRSKKFIFSKPILENDYVIFTLKNNNIIESVIDLKGRKVSYQLSDLAEEVLSSVDAIRIGKENQRDAIQLLLDKKVDAFVGNKLTGMYYLQKINSLNKVKVQGSPLLKNNYSIAANQEDKEIIDTINEGIEELKESGEYEKIYDKWFGSLFEEDSGILRIALGILFVVFVITMIVIFIVAFYNEKLRKKFDKIVCEKDEIAEALDRYQEELLSTRMIIDNLIDNSDFGILIFDTNGILRKYNTITKQVIKESIRVGDTWESLNLVDIMGMDLEDSVGLDSFSKEVKMLVNNHVCLFNINMMTIRNVEKNENLGWMLQIKKLS; from the coding sequence ATGAATAGATTAATGTTTACTATATGTATGATCATGTTGTTTATATCAGTTGGTTTTAGCTTTACAGGTCAAGGAGATAATTACAACAGTAAAGCTAAAAAAACAGATAGAAAAACCATAGCTGTTGTAGGAGATATGAACTACCCTCCCTATGAATATATAAAAGAAGATGGCTCATATACTGGTTTTAATGTAGATATAGTGAAAAAAATATCACAAGTTAAAGGGTTTCATATTGAAATAATCCCAATGACTTGGGAAAAGGCTGTGAAATCACTAGAAAACAGACAAGTTAACATTATTCAAGGTATGATACCTAGTGGAGATCGAAGTAAGAAGTTTATATTTTCAAAGCCTATCCTTGAAAATGATTATGTGATATTTACCTTAAAAAATAATAATATAATTGAATCTGTTATTGATTTAAAGGGAAGAAAAGTTTCATATCAATTATCTGACCTTGCAGAAGAGGTTTTATCATCTGTTGATGCTATTCGTATTGGGAAAGAAAATCAAAGGGATGCTATTCAATTGCTATTGGATAAGAAGGTAGATGCCTTTGTTGGTAATAAGCTTACTGGAATGTACTATCTTCAGAAAATAAACTCTTTAAACAAAGTAAAAGTTCAAGGAAGTCCTCTTCTTAAGAATAATTACTCTATTGCAGCAAACCAAGAAGATAAAGAAATTATTGACACTATTAATGAAGGAATTGAAGAGTTAAAAGAGAGTGGAGAATATGAAAAGATATATGATAAGTGGTTTGGAAGTTTGTTTGAGGAAGATAGCGGTATTTTACGAATAGCACTTGGGATACTATTTGTAGTTTTTGTTATAACAATGATTGTAATTTTTATAGTGGCTTTTTACAATGAAAAACTTAGAAAGAAATTTGATAAAATTGTATGTGAAAAGGATGAAATTGCTGAAGCGTTAGATAGATATCAAGAAGAACTTTTATCAACTAGAATGATAATAGATAATCTTATAGATAATAGTGATTTTGGTATTTTGATTTTTGATACAAATGGTATACTAAGAAAATATAATACTATAACTAAGCAAGTGATTAAAGAATCTATAAGAGTAGGTGATACCTGGGAGAGTTTAAATTTAGTAGATATTATGGGTATGGACCTTGAAGATTCTGTTGGTTTAGATAGCTTTTCAAAAGAAGTAAAAATGCTTGTAAATAATCATGTATGCCTTTTTAATATAAATATGATGACAATAAGAAATGTTGAAAAAAATGAAAATTTAGGATGGATGCTACAAATAAAGAAGCTAAGTTAA
- the nifJ gene encoding pyruvate:ferredoxin (flavodoxin) oxidoreductase produces MKTIDGNEAAAYVSYAFTEAAAIYPITPSSTMAEHVDEWSSRGKKNIFGKEVKVVEMQSEAGAAATVHGSLQSGALTTTYTASQGLLLMIPNMYKMAGELLPAVFHVSARAIAAHALSIFGDHQDVMAARQTGFSMLCSNNPQEAMDLAAVTHLSAIKGSLPFIHFFDGFRTSHEIQKINCIDYSDLESLLDKDALQNFRNRALSPDSPATRGTAQNPDIYFQGREASNVFYNNIPSIVEDYMDKIYKVTGRKYGLFDYYGDENADRVIVAMGSVCDTIEETIDHLISKGEKVGLVKVRLFRPFSVKHLLEVIPTSAKKIAVLDRTKEPGSLGEPLFEDIRSALYDLDSRPIIVGGRYGLGSKETTPGQIISVFKNLENEKPKNGFTIGIVDDVTNTSLSVEEEIDVIGDSIKSCKFFGLGSDGTVGANKSAIKIIGDNTDLYAQGYFSYDSKKSGGITVSHLRFGSRQIKAPYLIVNADFIACHQPSYIYKYDLLEGIKEGGTFLLNCPWSLDKLERKLNNKIKRELARKKVNFYVINAADIAEKVGLGRRINMVMQAAFFNLANIIPIEDAVKYLKEAVVKNYGLKGEKIVNMNHEAIDMGVNSIHKVEVKEAWLSLEDEEVNENKPEFIKNILEPMNALKGDNLSVSAFSGREDGTFPHGTSAYEKRYIAKYVPEWVPENCIQCNQCSFVCPHAVIRPFLLDENEVNNSPEGFKNRKALGGKNVEGLDFSINISIADCTGCTNCVVACPAKEKALVMKPIDSQMQEQENFEYALSLSDKKNPMSKGTVKGSQFSKPLFEFSGACAGCGETPYVKLITQLFGDRMMIANATGCSSIYGASAPSTPYTTNSCGQGPAWANSLFEDNAEYGLGMHVAAEAIRDRVKDSVEELYSKVTSDEYKDIIKNYIDNFDNKEVTREVSDRLIDVLQNIQREDSSEKTLAEEILRFKKYLVKRSQWMIGGDGWAYDIGYGGLDHVLASGNDINVLVLDTEVYSNTGGQSSKSTPTAAIAQFAASGKKTKKKDLGLMAMSYGYVYVAQVALGADKNQLMKAITEAESYNGPSLVIAYSPCINQGIKAGMEKSLEESKKAVESGYWHLYRYNPILKENGKNPFQLDSKEPTANLRDFLMGEVRYSSLIKVKPDLAETLFQKAEKDMEEKYSYYKKLSMLD; encoded by the coding sequence ATGAAAACAATAGATGGTAATGAGGCAGCTGCATACGTTTCATACGCATTTACTGAAGCTGCGGCCATATATCCTATAACTCCTTCATCTACAATGGCAGAGCATGTTGATGAATGGAGTTCTCGAGGCAAGAAAAATATATTTGGTAAGGAAGTAAAAGTTGTTGAAATGCAATCAGAAGCTGGTGCTGCTGCAACTGTTCATGGATCACTCCAAAGTGGAGCCTTAACTACTACATATACAGCATCACAGGGTCTTTTACTTATGATTCCTAATATGTATAAAATGGCAGGAGAGCTTTTACCTGCTGTATTCCATGTAAGTGCTAGAGCAATTGCTGCACATGCACTTTCTATCTTTGGTGATCACCAAGATGTTATGGCTGCTAGACAAACAGGATTTTCAATGCTTTGTTCAAATAATCCACAAGAAGCTATGGATCTTGCTGCGGTAACACATCTTTCAGCAATAAAGGGAAGTCTTCCTTTTATACATTTTTTTGATGGTTTTAGAACATCACATGAAATTCAAAAAATAAATTGTATTGATTATAGTGATTTAGAAAGTCTACTTGATAAGGATGCCCTACAAAACTTTAGGAATAGAGCACTTTCTCCGGATTCCCCAGCAACCCGTGGAACAGCCCAAAATCCGGATATATATTTCCAAGGAAGAGAAGCTTCTAATGTATTTTATAATAATATCCCTTCAATTGTTGAAGATTATATGGATAAGATTTATAAAGTTACAGGTAGAAAGTATGGGCTATTCGACTATTATGGTGACGAAAATGCAGATAGAGTAATTGTAGCTATGGGATCGGTATGTGATACCATAGAAGAAACGATAGATCATCTAATTTCAAAAGGCGAAAAGGTTGGACTTGTTAAAGTTAGATTATTCAGACCTTTTTCAGTTAAGCATCTTTTAGAGGTTATTCCAACGTCAGCTAAGAAAATAGCTGTTCTTGATAGAACAAAGGAGCCAGGGTCACTTGGAGAACCATTGTTTGAAGATATTAGAAGTGCATTATACGACCTAGACTCAAGACCTATTATTGTAGGTGGAAGATATGGACTTGGCTCTAAGGAAACGACACCAGGACAAATAATTTCAGTATTTAAAAATTTAGAAAATGAAAAACCTAAAAATGGTTTTACAATAGGTATTGTTGATGATGTTACTAATACATCACTTTCTGTAGAAGAAGAGATTGACGTTATTGGAGACTCCATAAAGTCATGTAAGTTCTTTGGACTTGGTTCTGACGGAACAGTTGGTGCAAATAAAAGTGCTATTAAGATAATTGGTGACAATACAGACCTTTATGCTCAAGGATATTTCTCATATGATTCTAAAAAATCAGGTGGTATAACGGTTTCACATTTAAGATTTGGAAGTAGACAAATAAAAGCACCATATCTAATTGTTAATGCTGACTTTATTGCTTGCCATCAACCTTCATATATCTATAAGTATGATTTACTAGAAGGTATAAAAGAAGGGGGAACATTCCTTCTTAACTGTCCTTGGAGTTTGGACAAGCTTGAAAGAAAACTTAATAATAAGATAAAAAGGGAACTTGCAAGAAAGAAGGTTAACTTCTACGTTATCAATGCTGCGGATATTGCAGAAAAAGTTGGACTAGGTAGAAGAATAAACATGGTAATGCAAGCTGCATTTTTTAATCTTGCTAATATAATTCCAATAGAGGATGCTGTTAAGTATCTTAAGGAAGCTGTAGTTAAAAACTATGGTCTTAAGGGAGAAAAGATAGTTAACATGAATCACGAAGCAATAGATATGGGTGTTAACTCTATACATAAAGTAGAAGTTAAAGAAGCTTGGTTAAGCCTTGAAGATGAAGAGGTAAATGAAAATAAGCCAGAATTCATTAAAAATATACTAGAACCAATGAATGCACTTAAGGGAGATAACCTTTCAGTTAGTGCATTTAGTGGTAGAGAAGATGGGACATTCCCACATGGTACTTCTGCGTATGAAAAAAGATATATTGCAAAATATGTTCCTGAATGGGTACCAGAAAACTGTATTCAATGTAATCAATGTTCATTTGTATGTCCTCATGCTGTTATTAGACCATTTTTACTTGATGAAAATGAGGTTAATAACTCCCCAGAAGGATTTAAGAATAGAAAGGCACTGGGTGGGAAGAATGTAGAAGGACTTGATTTCAGTATTAATATTAGTATTGCTGACTGTACAGGATGTACAAACTGTGTTGTTGCTTGTCCTGCTAAAGAAAAAGCACTAGTTATGAAGCCAATAGATTCTCAAATGCAAGAACAGGAAAACTTTGAGTATGCATTAAGTCTTTCTGATAAGAAGAACCCTATGTCAAAGGGAACAGTAAAGGGTAGTCAATTTAGTAAACCTTTATTTGAGTTCTCAGGTGCCTGTGCAGGATGTGGTGAAACACCATATGTTAAGCTTATAACTCAGCTATTTGGAGATAGAATGATGATTGCAAATGCAACTGGATGTTCATCAATATACGGTGCTAGTGCTCCATCGACTCCATATACAACAAATAGTTGTGGACAAGGACCAGCATGGGCGAATTCATTATTTGAAGATAATGCAGAATATGGACTTGGAATGCATGTTGCAGCTGAAGCTATAAGAGATAGAGTAAAAGATAGTGTAGAAGAACTTTACTCTAAGGTTACTTCTGATGAGTATAAAGATATTATAAAAAATTATATTGATAATTTTGATAATAAAGAAGTTACTAGAGAAGTATCAGATAGACTTATAGATGTTTTGCAAAATATTCAAAGGGAAGATTCTTCAGAAAAAACATTAGCTGAAGAGATATTAAGATTTAAGAAGTATCTAGTTAAAAGATCTCAATGGATGATAGGTGGAGATGGATGGGCTTATGATATAGGCTATGGTGGTCTTGATCATGTTCTAGCTTCAGGAAATGATATAAATGTTCTTGTACTTGATACAGAAGTTTATTCAAATACTGGGGGACAATCTTCAAAGTCAACACCAACTGCAGCAATTGCTCAATTTGCCGCATCAGGTAAAAAGACTAAGAAAAAAGACTTAGGTCTTATGGCTATGTCATATGGTTATGTTTATGTAGCTCAAGTAGCTTTAGGCGCTGATAAGAATCAATTGATGAAAGCTATTACTGAAGCTGAAAGCTATAACGGACCATCACTTGTTATTGCTTACTCACCGTGTATTAATCAAGGAATAAAGGCTGGTATGGAAAAGTCCCTTGAGGAGTCTAAAAAAGCAGTAGAATCAGGTTATTGGCATCTTTATAGATATAATCCAATTCTAAAGGAAAATGGCAAAAATCCATTCCAATTAGATTCAAAGGAACCAACAGCTAATCTTCGAGACTTTTTAATGGGAGAAGTAAGATACTCTTCACTAATAAAGGTTAAACCTGATTTAGCAGAAACTCTTTTCCAAAAGGCAGAAAAAGATATGGAAGAAAAGTATTCTTATTATAAAAAATTATCTATGTTAGATTAA